Proteins encoded by one window of Hyphomicrobium nitrativorans NL23:
- a CDS encoding SDR family oxidoreductase, which produces MTSLFCFGLGYSAEALARRVRPLGWRIAGTARTAEGQARLASLGYDAFLFDGMAPGSGISDALADASHVLVSAGPDQDGDPTLRFHEGDLARAPHLRWIGYLSTIGVYGNTDGAWIDETAAPNPGSERSTRRIGAENAWRAFGNAHGKSVQIFRLGGIYGPGRSAFDDLRDGTARRIVKPGQVFNRIHVDDIASVLFAAASGAGRHTVYNVTDGTPSPSQEMIAHAADLLGVEPPPEISVEEAKLSPMGRSFYAENRRVANRRLQDDLGVTLAYPSYREGLADILAKSRT; this is translated from the coding sequence ATGACCAGCCTGTTCTGCTTTGGCCTCGGCTACAGCGCCGAGGCGCTGGCCCGGCGCGTGCGCCCCTTGGGCTGGCGCATCGCCGGCACGGCCCGCACGGCCGAAGGCCAGGCCCGGCTCGCATCGCTCGGGTATGACGCGTTTCTGTTCGACGGCATGGCACCCGGATCAGGAATTTCCGACGCACTTGCCGACGCGAGCCATGTCCTCGTCTCGGCCGGGCCGGATCAGGACGGCGACCCGACCCTCCGCTTTCACGAGGGCGACCTCGCCCGTGCGCCGCACCTCCGCTGGATCGGCTACCTCTCCACCATCGGCGTCTACGGCAACACCGACGGCGCGTGGATCGATGAAACGGCCGCTCCCAACCCCGGCTCCGAACGTTCGACACGGCGCATCGGCGCCGAGAACGCGTGGCGCGCGTTCGGCAACGCCCACGGCAAGAGCGTCCAGATCTTCCGCCTCGGCGGCATCTACGGCCCCGGCCGCAGCGCATTCGACGATCTCCGCGACGGCACGGCACGCCGCATCGTCAAACCCGGCCAGGTGTTCAACCGCATCCACGTGGATGACATCGCAAGCGTGCTGTTCGCGGCCGCGAGCGGCGCCGGACGACACACGGTCTACAACGTGACCGACGGCACACCTTCGCCCTCGCAGGAGATGATCGCGCACGCGGCGGATCTCCTCGGCGTCGAGCCACCGCCCGAGATCTCCGTCGAGGAAGCCAAGCTCTCCCCCATGGGCAGAAGCTTCTACGCGGAGAACCGCCGCGTCGCGAACCGTCGGTTGCAGGACGACCTCGGCGTCACGCTCGCCTATCCAAGCTATCGCGAAGGCCTCGCGGATATTCTCGCAAAATCGCGAACCTGA
- the queG gene encoding tRNA epoxyqueuosine(34) reductase QueG — translation MRANPTSETQDTRPAATARAGAPRDVKAVLAKRAHALGFEIVRVTRPDAIPLSGERLKTFLAEGRHGSMDWMETTVDRRADPNSLWPDARSVVMLAMSYAPETDPMEALAEPLNGVVSAYAKRRDYHDVMKGKLKELASYLAQQTDKPVKVFVDTAPLMEKPLAEAAGIGWQGKHTNLVSRHGGSWFFLGAILSAAEIAPDEPERNHCGTCSRCLDVCPTKAFPAPFQLDARRCIAYLTIEHKGHIAEEFRAAIGNRVYGCDDCLAVCPWNKYARETREVRLAQLDELDNPLLSELLALDDAAFRERFRGTPVKRTGRDRVVRNGLIAAGNSKDASLLPHVTPLLADPSPLVRAMAVWAFRRLASADEIAATRSRHLARETDGDVRSEWTSGRDA, via the coding sequence ATGCGTGCAAACCCGACCAGCGAAACGCAAGACACCCGCCCGGCCGCCACGGCGCGAGCCGGCGCACCGCGTGACGTCAAGGCCGTTCTCGCAAAACGCGCCCACGCGCTCGGTTTCGAGATCGTGCGCGTAACACGTCCCGATGCCATTCCCCTTTCCGGCGAGCGGTTGAAAACCTTTCTCGCCGAGGGCCGCCACGGCTCGATGGACTGGATGGAGACCACCGTCGACCGCCGCGCGGACCCGAACTCGCTCTGGCCGGACGCACGCTCCGTAGTCATGCTGGCCATGAGCTACGCGCCCGAAACGGATCCGATGGAGGCGCTCGCCGAACCGCTCAACGGCGTCGTCTCGGCGTACGCGAAGCGGCGCGACTACCACGACGTCATGAAAGGCAAGCTGAAGGAACTCGCCTCATACCTCGCGCAGCAGACGGATAAGCCCGTCAAAGTCTTCGTCGATACCGCGCCGCTGATGGAAAAGCCGCTCGCGGAAGCCGCCGGCATCGGCTGGCAGGGCAAGCACACCAACCTCGTCTCCCGTCATGGCGGCTCGTGGTTCTTTCTCGGCGCAATCCTGTCCGCAGCCGAGATCGCCCCCGACGAGCCGGAGCGAAACCATTGCGGCACCTGCTCGCGCTGCCTCGATGTCTGCCCGACGAAGGCGTTCCCCGCGCCGTTCCAGCTCGATGCCCGCCGCTGCATCGCCTACCTCACCATCGAGCACAAAGGCCACATCGCCGAGGAGTTCCGCGCCGCCATCGGCAATCGCGTCTACGGCTGCGACGACTGCCTCGCCGTCTGCCCTTGGAACAAATACGCCCGCGAAACACGCGAAGTCCGACTCGCGCAGTTGGACGAGCTCGACAATCCGCTACTCTCCGAGCTGCTGGCGCTCGACGACGCAGCCTTCCGCGAACGCTTCCGCGGCACGCCGGTCAAGCGCACTGGGCGCGACCGCGTCGTTCGCAATGGCCTGATCGCCGCCGGAAACTCTAAAGACGCTTCGCTCCTGCCGCACGTCACGCCCCTGCTTGCCGATCCGTCGCCGCTCGTGCGTGCGATGGCCGTCTGGGCCTTCCGGCGCTTAGCGTCCGCCGACGAGATCGCGGCCACCCGCAGCCGTCACCTCGCACGCGAAACGGACGGCGACGTGCGCAGCGAATGGACCTCTGGGAGAGACGCATGA
- a CDS encoding glutathione S-transferase family protein — protein MHTLTHFRLCPRSRAIRIALAEIGITPELVEERPWEWRTEFLALNPAGELPVLALEGGLVLCGSYAITEYFAGLLENMQKDGRPAPLFHGSLAERAEQRRLVDWFHGKLNREVTRELLHERVYGHLMGEGGHTPDTEALRAIRTNLRYHLGYVNHLAHERRWLAGDEMSFSDLAAAAHLSAIDYLGEIRWDDHTAAKSWYARVKSRPSFRPLLADRLPGLAPAPVYTDLDF, from the coding sequence ATGCACACGCTAACCCATTTCCGGCTCTGCCCCCGCTCCCGTGCCATCCGCATTGCGCTGGCCGAGATCGGCATCACGCCCGAACTGGTGGAGGAGCGCCCGTGGGAGTGGCGCACGGAATTTCTGGCGCTGAACCCCGCCGGTGAATTGCCGGTGCTCGCGCTCGAAGGTGGCCTCGTCCTCTGCGGTTCCTACGCCATCACGGAGTACTTCGCGGGATTGCTGGAGAACATGCAGAAGGACGGCCGCCCTGCCCCACTCTTCCATGGATCTCTCGCAGAACGCGCGGAGCAACGCCGCCTCGTGGATTGGTTCCACGGCAAGCTCAACCGCGAAGTCACCCGCGAACTGCTGCACGAGCGCGTCTACGGGCATCTCATGGGAGAGGGCGGCCACACACCCGACACCGAAGCGCTGCGCGCCATCCGCACCAACCTGCGCTACCACTTGGGCTACGTGAACCATCTGGCCCACGAGCGCCGTTGGCTGGCAGGCGACGAAATGAGCTTCTCCGACCTCGCGGCCGCGGCCCACCTCTCGGCCATCGATTATCTGGGCGAAATCCGCTGGGACGATCACACGGCGGCCAAATCCTGGTATGCGCGCGTAAAATCCCGTCCGTCGTTCCGCCCGCTTCTGGCAGACCGCCTGCCGGGCCTTGCGCCCGCGCCCGTCTATACCGATCTCGACTTCTGA
- a CDS encoding undecaprenyl-diphosphate phosphatase gives MPIWQAILLGFLEGLTEFLPVSSTGHLLLAGHFLGFESPAKTFEVQIQLGAILAVVVVYFGRLWQMLLALPSDPWVRRFVISLFVAFLPAAVFGALLHGFIKDVLFENPVLVCAMLIAGGFVLLAVDRWLAPTPRFADAMDIPPARALAIGFFQCLALMPGVSRSGATIVGGLLMGAERRAAAEFSFLLALPTMSGAFAYDLYVNWNKIEQTDVLPLGVGFVMAFLTAVVVVKLALAFIARHGFTPFAWWRIVVGSIGLAALTIYG, from the coding sequence ATGCCGATCTGGCAAGCTATTCTGCTTGGTTTTTTGGAGGGACTGACAGAGTTCCTACCCGTCTCGTCAACCGGGCATCTGCTGCTCGCTGGCCACTTTCTGGGCTTCGAGTCTCCCGCCAAGACGTTCGAGGTTCAGATTCAGCTCGGGGCGATCCTTGCCGTTGTCGTCGTTTATTTCGGCCGGCTCTGGCAGATGCTGCTCGCGCTTCCGTCCGATCCCTGGGTGCGACGCTTCGTCATTTCCTTGTTTGTGGCCTTCCTTCCTGCCGCGGTGTTCGGCGCTCTCTTGCACGGCTTCATCAAGGACGTTCTGTTCGAAAATCCGGTGCTCGTGTGCGCAATGCTGATCGCGGGCGGGTTCGTTCTCCTCGCGGTCGATCGGTGGCTCGCGCCCACGCCGCGATTTGCCGACGCGATGGATATCCCGCCGGCGCGGGCGTTGGCGATCGGCTTCTTTCAGTGTCTCGCGCTGATGCCCGGCGTCTCACGCTCGGGGGCCACCATCGTGGGAGGGCTTTTGATGGGAGCCGAAAGGCGCGCCGCTGCCGAGTTCTCGTTCCTGCTCGCGCTGCCGACGATGAGCGGCGCGTTCGCCTACGATCTCTACGTCAATTGGAACAAGATCGAGCAGACGGATGTGCTTCCGCTCGGCGTCGGCTTCGTGATGGCGTTTTTGACTGCGGTCGTGGTGGTCAAGCTCGCGCTCGCGTTCATTGCGCGGCACGGGTTCACGCCGTTCGCCTGGTGGCGCATCGTCGTCGGCTCGATTGGGCTCGCGGCGCTCACGATCTACGGATAA
- a CDS encoding PTS sugar transporter subunit IIA — MDLGDLLAPRGIFPAFEAATKKEALHGLSVQAGDLTGLDGRTIYDTLLQRERLGSTGLGRGIAIPHVKLIGIDGIVSLFARLARPIDFESPDGEPVDLIFVLLAPDHAGGDHLKALARISRLVREPTALERLRSAPDLASLQHALTSPLTSHAA, encoded by the coding sequence ATGGATTTAGGCGATCTTCTGGCACCTCGGGGTATCTTCCCTGCGTTCGAAGCGGCCACCAAGAAAGAGGCGCTTCACGGACTCTCGGTCCAGGCCGGAGACCTGACGGGCCTCGACGGGCGCACGATCTACGACACGCTGCTCCAGCGGGAGCGGCTGGGCTCGACGGGCCTCGGCCGCGGTATCGCCATTCCGCACGTCAAGCTGATCGGCATCGACGGCATCGTGAGCCTTTTCGCGCGCCTCGCCCGGCCGATCGACTTCGAAAGCCCGGACGGAGAGCCGGTGGATCTGATTTTCGTGCTGCTGGCGCCCGATCACGCCGGTGGCGATCACCTCAAGGCGCTGGCGCGCATTTCGCGGCTGGTGCGTGAGCCGACCGCACTCGAAAGGTTGCGTTCGGCGCCCGACCTTGCGAGCCTTCAGCACGCGCTGACATCGCCTCTCACGTCACACGCGGCTTAG
- the rpoN gene encoding RNA polymerase factor sigma-54: MALSAKLELRQGQQLVMTPQLQQAIRLLQLSNLELGQFVDSELERNPLLEIDEAPEGATRSEAEAEPQIEQASSDGSSGDDEWLDLAKPAAEPNGGLDVEHYAVDGDDGAPAGGLDSDSGWASLRQTTSSFSGEDINPEAFVTSEPTLREHLTAQLPLVIQGPVERLIGQHLIDMVDEAGYLQGDLDALAVKLGAPLGMVERVLETLQACDPVGVFARTLAECLALQLKEQNRYDPQIASLLDNLHLLAAHNLPALKKAVGADMSEITDMIEEIKRLDPKPGLKFGSVQIQPVVPDVLVRAASDGSWTIELNSDTLPRVLVNRTYYAEVSTTTRNEKEKDYLLECLQTANWLVKSLDQRARTILKVSQEIVRQQDGFFTHGVQYLRPLNLKTVADAISMHESTVSRVTSNKYMATPRGIFELKYFFTSAIASAGEGEAHSSESVRHRIRQMIDGESVRQVLSDDMLVDKLKAEGIDIARRTVAKYREAMRIPSSVQRRREKRHAERVGRSV; the protein is encoded by the coding sequence ATGGCGCTATCGGCAAAGCTTGAGTTGAGGCAAGGCCAGCAGCTGGTGATGACACCCCAGCTGCAGCAGGCGATCCGCCTCCTCCAGCTTTCCAATCTGGAGCTCGGCCAGTTCGTGGACTCCGAGCTTGAGCGCAATCCCCTGCTGGAAATCGACGAAGCGCCCGAAGGCGCCACGCGAAGCGAGGCGGAAGCGGAGCCTCAGATCGAGCAGGCGAGCAGCGACGGCTCGTCCGGCGATGACGAATGGCTGGACCTCGCGAAACCGGCCGCCGAACCGAACGGCGGCCTCGATGTCGAGCACTATGCGGTCGATGGCGACGACGGCGCGCCGGCCGGCGGCCTCGATAGCGACTCGGGCTGGGCCAGCTTGCGCCAAACCACGAGCTCGTTCTCCGGCGAAGACATCAATCCCGAAGCATTCGTCACCAGCGAGCCGACGCTCCGCGAACATCTCACCGCACAGCTCCCCCTCGTGATTCAAGGCCCGGTCGAGCGACTGATCGGCCAGCACCTGATCGACATGGTGGACGAGGCCGGATACCTCCAGGGCGATCTCGACGCGTTGGCGGTCAAGCTCGGCGCCCCGCTCGGAATGGTGGAGCGCGTTCTCGAAACGCTGCAAGCGTGCGATCCCGTGGGCGTCTTCGCCCGCACGCTCGCCGAGTGCCTGGCGCTCCAGCTCAAAGAGCAGAACCGCTACGACCCTCAGATCGCATCGCTCCTCGACAACTTGCACCTCCTGGCCGCCCACAATCTGCCAGCCCTGAAAAAGGCCGTCGGAGCCGATATGTCGGAGATCACCGACATGATCGAGGAGATCAAGCGCCTCGACCCGAAGCCGGGGCTCAAGTTCGGATCCGTCCAGATCCAGCCTGTGGTGCCGGATGTGCTTGTACGCGCAGCCTCCGACGGCTCCTGGACCATCGAGCTCAACAGCGACACGCTCCCCCGCGTGCTCGTCAACCGCACCTACTACGCCGAGGTGAGCACCACGACACGCAACGAGAAGGAAAAGGACTATCTTCTCGAATGCCTGCAGACCGCGAACTGGCTGGTGAAGAGTCTCGATCAGCGCGCACGCACCATCCTCAAGGTCTCCCAAGAGATCGTTCGCCAGCAGGACGGCTTCTTCACGCACGGCGTCCAATACCTGCGTCCTTTGAACCTCAAGACTGTGGCCGACGCCATTTCGATGCACGAGTCGACCGTCTCCCGCGTCACGTCGAACAAGTACATGGCGACCCCGCGCGGCATCTTCGAGCTAAAATACTTTTTCACCTCCGCCATCGCATCGGCTGGGGAGGGCGAAGCTCACTCGTCGGAATCCGTCCGCCACCGCATTCGCCAGATGATCGACGGCGAGAGCGTGCGCCAAGTGCTCTCCGACGACATGCTTGTCGACAAGCTCAAGGCGGAAGGCATCGACATCGCGCGCCGCACCGTTGCGAAATATCGCGAAGCGATGCGCATCCCCTCGTCCGTCCAGCGCCGCCGCGAGAAGCGCCACGCCGAGCGCGTCGGCCGCTCGGTTTGA
- the lptB gene encoding LPS export ABC transporter ATP-binding protein, whose product MRLWPLKQKADGATAFQPDPYGEHGAAGDAYGYDDAAGNHELASHQGWLVAENVQKSYKKRMVVRGVSLAVGRGESVGLLGPNGAGKTTVFYMITGLVPADAGRISIDGRDVTRLPMYRRARLGIGYLPQEASIFRGLTVEQNIMAVLELVEPNRRARKEQLDSLLEEFQITRLRKSAAMALSGGERRRCEIARALASRPSFILLDEPFAGIDPIAVGDIQVLVRHLTDRGIGVLITDHNVRETLSLIDRAYIIYDGQVLTQGKPAEIIANEDVRRVYLGDMFVNAG is encoded by the coding sequence ATGAGATTGTGGCCCCTGAAACAGAAAGCTGACGGCGCGACTGCGTTTCAGCCGGACCCCTATGGCGAACACGGCGCCGCAGGGGACGCCTACGGCTACGACGACGCAGCCGGCAACCACGAGCTTGCCAGCCACCAGGGCTGGCTCGTCGCGGAAAACGTCCAGAAGAGCTACAAGAAGCGCATGGTGGTGCGCGGCGTCAGCCTCGCCGTCGGACGCGGCGAATCCGTCGGCCTCCTCGGCCCGAACGGCGCCGGCAAAACCACCGTCTTTTACATGATCACCGGGCTCGTCCCCGCAGACGCAGGCCGCATTTCCATCGACGGCCGGGACGTCACCCGTTTGCCGATGTATCGCCGCGCACGCCTCGGCATCGGTTACCTGCCGCAGGAAGCCTCCATTTTCCGCGGCCTCACGGTCGAGCAGAATATCATGGCCGTGCTGGAGCTGGTCGAGCCGAACCGCCGCGCCCGCAAAGAACAGCTCGACAGCCTGCTTGAGGAATTTCAGATCACGCGCCTCCGCAAGTCGGCGGCCATGGCGCTCTCGGGCGGCGAGCGGCGTCGCTGCGAAATCGCCCGCGCCCTCGCCTCGCGCCCGTCGTTCATCCTGCTCGACGAGCCGTTCGCTGGCATCGACCCGATCGCCGTCGGCGACATCCAGGTCCTAGTGCGCCACTTGACGGACCGCGGCATCGGGGTCCTCATCACGGATCACAACGTCCGCGAGACCTTGAGCCTGATCGACCGCGCCTACATCATTTACGACGGCCAGGTTCTGACACAAGGTAAGCCCGCGGAAATCATAGCGAATGAAGATGTTCGGCGTGTCTACCTCGGGGATATGTTCGTTAACGCCGGTTGA
- the lptC gene encoding LPS export ABC transporter periplasmic protein LptC, with translation MLMTVNPQSEPSASRQTGQGLVMAADRSREFEKAARRTMIVRLLRIVFPGAIVALLGVYGIAIAQKTGLVSPDALPEVALRQILPADLAMTNPRYEGFGKDGVSYKFTAKTADPDLTNPNVVTLNGISGEIYQADKTRTDVTAVRGVFNNNDSVLELYEQIDVVSESGLKAKLTRATILAKEDLLTSPEPVAVAFPSGTVHAKQMTLRQKAREATFTEDVQVELSPPPDDQPKPEARDAAAAEPASDAAALFTPSNGPIHINSHRLDINDANKTALFSGSVRARQGDADLTTPELEVFYEGEGMMSAGSAAEGENGAGRLRRILAKKPVVMQRATGEIVTSDSADFDAVTSTAVLLGDKVVMTSGVDRHATSRRVELNEASGMIVLIGDVVVTQGTNELRGGRLAVDRNRLTARLTSPPEASVIPGRISARLIRDANDTGGTTAATPAAQGIGAMSFKADPKSPVDVTSESLDVDDGKKVAVFRGSVEAAQGAVKIQSAELSAYYKGEAGLMDAAGGGAGAANTQQGAGSELTRIEARKDVKVTAADGQTATGDWANFDAKTNKITMGGNVVLSQGQSMVRGTRLLIDLTSGESKIDTAPGNTVAVPNGGGWSANTESAAESGPARKAGRASAVFFPQEMKEGQKKNSKAKRQTPEIDGWSATSEPNP, from the coding sequence ATGCTCATGACTGTTAACCCCCAATCGGAGCCGTCGGCGAGCCGCCAGACCGGCCAGGGGCTGGTCATGGCCGCCGACCGCTCACGCGAATTCGAGAAGGCGGCCCGGCGCACCATGATCGTGCGCCTCCTTCGCATTGTCTTCCCCGGCGCGATCGTCGCCCTCCTCGGGGTGTACGGGATCGCCATCGCGCAAAAAACGGGGCTTGTCAGTCCGGACGCCCTGCCCGAAGTCGCGCTTCGCCAGATCCTGCCGGCAGACTTGGCCATGACGAACCCGCGCTACGAGGGCTTCGGCAAGGACGGCGTGAGCTATAAGTTCACGGCGAAAACCGCCGATCCCGACCTGACCAATCCCAACGTCGTGACGTTGAACGGCATCTCGGGTGAAATCTATCAGGCGGACAAGACGCGCACCGACGTCACCGCCGTGCGCGGCGTCTTCAACAACAACGACAGCGTGCTCGAACTCTACGAGCAGATCGACGTCGTATCCGAAAGCGGGCTCAAGGCGAAACTCACACGCGCAACGATCCTCGCGAAAGAAGATCTCCTGACCTCACCGGAGCCTGTCGCGGTCGCATTTCCGAGCGGCACCGTCCACGCAAAGCAGATGACGCTACGCCAGAAGGCGCGCGAAGCGACCTTCACCGAAGACGTGCAGGTCGAGCTTTCGCCGCCGCCCGACGACCAGCCGAAGCCGGAGGCCCGAGACGCCGCGGCAGCCGAACCCGCATCTGACGCCGCAGCGCTCTTCACGCCATCCAACGGCCCGATCCATATCAACTCTCACCGCCTCGACATCAACGACGCGAACAAGACGGCGCTCTTTTCCGGCTCCGTACGCGCACGCCAGGGCGACGCCGACCTCACGACGCCGGAACTCGAAGTATTCTACGAAGGCGAAGGCATGATGTCCGCCGGGTCAGCGGCCGAGGGAGAGAACGGTGCGGGTCGGCTGCGCCGCATCCTGGCCAAGAAGCCCGTCGTGATGCAGCGCGCAACCGGCGAAATCGTAACCAGCGACAGCGCCGACTTCGATGCCGTCACCTCGACGGCCGTGCTTCTCGGCGACAAGGTCGTGATGACCTCCGGCGTCGACCGCCACGCGACGAGCCGGCGCGTCGAGCTCAACGAAGCCTCGGGAATGATCGTCCTCATCGGCGATGTCGTCGTCACGCAAGGCACCAACGAGCTGCGCGGCGGACGTCTCGCCGTCGACCGCAATCGGCTCACCGCGCGCCTGACGTCGCCGCCCGAAGCCTCCGTCATTCCCGGACGCATCAGCGCACGCCTGATCCGCGATGCCAACGACACAGGCGGCACAACCGCCGCCACACCGGCTGCGCAAGGCATCGGCGCCATGTCGTTCAAAGCCGATCCCAAATCGCCCGTCGATGTCACGTCGGAATCGCTCGATGTGGACGACGGGAAGAAGGTCGCCGTATTCCGGGGCAGCGTGGAAGCCGCCCAAGGTGCGGTCAAGATCCAGTCCGCAGAACTCTCGGCCTACTACAAAGGCGAGGCCGGTCTCATGGATGCCGCCGGTGGCGGCGCGGGCGCGGCCAACACCCAGCAGGGCGCAGGCTCGGAGCTGACCCGCATCGAAGCCCGCAAGGACGTCAAAGTGACCGCCGCCGACGGACAGACCGCCACCGGCGACTGGGCCAACTTCGACGCGAAGACGAACAAGATCACCATGGGCGGCAACGTCGTGCTTTCCCAGGGACAAAGCATGGTGCGCGGCACGCGGCTCCTGATCGACCTCACGTCCGGCGAGAGCAAGATCGATACGGCCCCCGGCAACACCGTCGCTGTCCCGAACGGCGGCGGCTGGTCGGCCAACACCGAATCCGCCGCCGAATCCGGGCCGGCACGCAAGGCGGGCCGAGCCAGCGCGGTCTTCTTCCCTCAGGAGATGAAGGAAGGCCAGAAGAAGAACAGCAAAGCAAAGCGGCAGACGCCCGAAATCGACGGCTGGTCCGCGACATCGGAGCCGAACCCTTAG
- a CDS encoding ribonuclease D: protein MSAQPFTLHKGDLPADVSFTGSVAIDTETLGLDPNRDRLCLVQLSSGDGHAHLVQPDPKTYDAPRLKGLLADPAILKIFHFARFDLAVLEKYLGVKVAPVYCTKIASKLVRTYTDRHGLKDITSELLGVDLSKQQQSSDWGAATLTQQQLAYAASDVLHLHALKAKLDAMLEREGRTAFADAAFAFLGTRARLDLAGFGEVDIFAH, encoded by the coding sequence ATGTCAGCGCAGCCCTTCACCCTCCACAAAGGCGATCTTCCCGCGGATGTGTCCTTCACGGGCAGCGTCGCAATCGACACCGAAACGCTCGGCCTCGATCCGAACCGCGACCGTCTCTGCCTCGTGCAGCTTTCGAGCGGCGACGGACATGCCCACCTCGTGCAGCCGGATCCGAAAACCTACGACGCCCCGCGCCTGAAAGGGCTGCTGGCAGATCCGGCCATTCTCAAGATCTTTCACTTCGCTCGCTTCGATCTCGCAGTTCTTGAGAAGTACCTCGGCGTAAAGGTTGCCCCGGTTTACTGCACAAAGATCGCCTCCAAGCTCGTGCGAACCTACACCGACCGCCACGGACTGAAGGATATCACGTCCGAACTCTTGGGCGTTGACCTCTCGAAGCAGCAGCAAAGCTCGGACTGGGGCGCCGCAACCCTCACCCAGCAGCAGCTCGCCTATGCCGCCTCCGACGTTTTGCATCTGCACGCTTTGAAGGCAAAGCTCGACGCAATGCTGGAGCGGGAAGGCCGCACGGCTTTCGCGGACGCCGCCTTCGCGTTCCTCGGAACCCGCGCCAGGCTCGACCTTGCGGGCTTCGGCGAAGTCGACATCTTCGCGCACTGA